A window from Equus caballus isolate H_3958 breed thoroughbred chromosome 8, TB-T2T, whole genome shotgun sequence encodes these proteins:
- the PEBP1 gene encoding phosphatidylethanolamine-binding protein 1 encodes MPVDLGKWSGPLSLQEVDEQPQHPLQVRYAGAEIDELGKVLTPTQVKNRPTSIAWDGLDPGKLYTLVLTDPDAPSRKDPKYREWHHFLVVNMKGNDISSGTVLSDYVGSGPPKGTGLHRYVWLVYEQGGPLKCDEPILSNRSGDHRGKFKVASFRKKYKLGSPVAGTCYQAEWDDYVPKLYEQLSGK; translated from the exons ATGCCGGTGGACCTCGGCAAGTGGTCCGGGCCCTTGAGCCTGCAGGAAGTGGACGAGCAGCCGCAGCACCCGCTGCAGGTCAGATACGCCGGGGCAGAGATCGACGAGCTCGGCAAAGTGCTGACGCCCACCCAG GTTAAGAACCGGCCCACAAGCATTGCATGGGATGGCCTCGATCCAGGTAAACTCTACACCTTGGTCCTGACAGACCCGGATGCGCCCAGCCGGAAGGACCCCAAATACAG GGAATGGCACCATTTTCTGGTGGTCAACATGAAGGGCAATGACATCAGCAGTGGCACAGTCCTTTCTGATTATGTGGGCTCCGGGCCTCCCAAGGGCACAG gcCTTCATCGCTATGTCTGGCTGGTCTACGAGCAGGGCGGGCCGCTGAAGTGTGATGAACCCATTCTCAGCAACAGATCTGGAGACCACCGTGGCAAGTTCAAGGTGGCATCTTTCCGCAAAAAGTACAAGCTCGGGTCCCCGGTGGCTGGCACATGTTACCAGGCCGAATGGGATGACTATGTGCCCAAGCTCTATGAGCAGCTGTCTGGGAAGTAG